The DNA segment ACAATTATAATCAACGATCAAGATATGGGGAAATTGAAAACTCTAGATATTGCCAAAATGATGGCAATATTGCCTCAATCACCAACTGCTCCTAGTTCCATCTCTGTCTTTGATTTAGTTAGCTATGGACGTTATCCTTATCAAAAAGGATTAGGAAGATTAAAAAAAGAAGATAAAGATATCATCGAGTGGGCATTAACTGTCACTCATATGCAAGAGTTTAAAAACAGAGCAATATGCAATCTTTCTGGCGGTCAAAGACAAAGAGTATGGATTGCAATGGCATTAGCACAACAGACCGATATTATTCTTCTAGATGAACCGACAACTTATTTAGATTTAAATCATCAATTAGAAGTTTTGGAATTGTTAAAAGAATTAAACCAAAAAAATAATACCACCATTGTTATGGTTTTACATGATTTGAATTTAGCCAGTAAATATTCGGATTTTTTACTAGCGATGAAAGATGGAAAAATTGAAAAATATGGTACTCCAAAAGAAGTATTTGATAAAGAAATGCTAGCCAATTGTTTTCAAATAGATGGTGAAATAATCATTGATAAAAATAGTGAAAAACCCTTATGTGTTTCCTATGAACTATTAAGAAAAAAAGGGAGTGAACATGATGAAGAATAAATTTATAGCAATTTTTACAATCGTTTTGCTTCTTTCTTCTTGCTCGAATTCCAAAGTCAAAGATCATATTGAATATGATCTTCCTGATGTCGAATACACCGAAAATATAGCATTAAAGAAATTACCTGAGGTCAAAAATATAGACTCAATGCAAGACCTATCAAATTTTATTGATTATGCTGTCTTTTATAACCAAAACGAAGACTTTGTTTATACAAACGTAACTGACGCATATAAAAAAGTATTGTTAGATGATTTAGATTATCAAATAAACTGGGCTGCTCAATATGCAACAATCGGTCATAATTTTGTTAAAAACTACGATGCTAGCAAACTTGACGAAAATTTAATTGGAATCAGCGGTTATATCTTCGATTATGGCTTTAAATACTATGAAGAAAAAGCAAATAATATTATTACCTTTGAATACTATCAAGATGTTCTAAGCAAAAACACTTATCAAAATAATGATATCAGTAACTTGCCTTTATATCAAAATAATGATGGTTTTGTTGAAGTCACTAATAGTGAGCAATTATTTTATGCCTGCATGAAAAATTATTTTCCTTATTGTAAAAAAGAAACAAAAGCTTATGAAATATTACAAAAAGCAACTGGAATTTTAAATCGCATAATCAAAAAAGACATGACTGAATTAGAAAAGTACATAGCGATTTATCACTATATTCTTTCTGAAACCACTTATGATTATTCTTCATTCAAACAAAAAGATAGCGTTCATCAAGATTATGCCTGTTATTTTTTAGAAGGCGTATTTGATCATCATACAGCTGTCTGTGATGGACTTACTAAAGCTCTTGTTTTGTTTTCTAGACTCGAAGGAATAGAAGCCTATCATATAGGAGCTCTATCTAATATCGGTGGTCATGCTTATTGCTATGTAAAGATAAATGATAATTATTATTTATCTTGTCCAACTTCCGGATCAAGTATAGAGACCAAAAACAATATCAAATACTATGTTCATAATAATTTGTATATGTTGACAAGCTACTATACAAGCTCTCCAAGCTGGGATTATTCTTCCGAAGCTTTTCCAAATATCAAGCAAGAAGTTTTAAAAAGTAATCCATTTCCTTATTACGATAATTATTACATAATCATTGATAACGAAAAATATTCTCTTCATATCGAAGATTTTGCAACAGGAAATAAGATATTAAACTTTGTTGAAAACGTTGCTAAGGAGAACAATTTATGCTTGCAAATAGAACTTCTTGGCTCTTATGAAATCATGTCCAATATTTGGCAAAATTATTCAGATAAAGATAATTTAAATTTTGTAAATAATGGAATTCTGAGTAAAGAAAAAGCTTATGCCTTTTTCTTCGATTTTAGAAAATGAAAAAAATAATATTATTTATAAGTTTATTGCTTCTTGTTTCCTGCAGCAATAATCCTTCTTCTACCTCTTCAAGCACAAATCCACTAAATAAGCTGTTTTTTGCCTCAGATTTAGAAGAAAAAGATTTACCTAAACCAAAAGAAAAAATTTCTTCCCTTGATGAAATGATCTATGCCTTAGATTATTTAGCTTTTTATCAAATAGACAAAAAAGTATCATTTTATATCGATAATAATTACTCAAAGACTTTCTATAACATCTATCAAGAATTTTCTAAAGCTCAAGAGCAAGTTCAAATCGCTGATGTTTATCCATCTTTTATCAACTATAGCTTATATGTCGATTATAAAGTCATTACTATCAATGTTGTTCCTCAACAAATTGCAACAAAGTCTAACAGAAAATTAGAAGCAAGTAAGATCTATGAGATAGATTACCAAAAAGAATCAAGCGACCATCAGATTCCTTTAGAAAAAAGCAATTTAAAAGAAATTGAAGTTGAAACAAGTCAACAATTATATTACGTTGTTGAAAATAAATATAAACCTATTTTAAAAAAGAATTCCATCGCTGAAAAAATATATTCCACAGCTAAAGATATCTTAAATTCGATTATAGATGACACTATGAACGAATACCAAAAAGCCAAACAAATATATAACTATATTTGCAGTGAAATAAGTTACGATTACATAACAAGTGGTGAATCTACCTACAATTTAAATGAAAATCAAGCTTACTTTTTAGAAGGTGTTTTCCTCAATCAAAATGCAGTTTGCGATGGAAAAAGCAAAGCATATTCTCTGCTTTGCAACATGGAAAATATCGACAATGTCCGCGTTACTGCCATAAACGATAAATACCAAGGTCATGCATATAATTACATTAAAATTTTTGATAAATGGTATTTATCTTGCACAACATTTGGAAGCCATAGGATGGAATTAAAAGAAAACGAATACTATATAGTTCCATCTTTAAATATGTTTTTGACAAATTATCAAACCCCATATGCTTCTAATTGGGGATATGATTCAAAGATGCACGAAGATATAAAAGAAAAAATCGAATCTCAATCCAACTTTGAATTATCCATTATCGATAACTTAAATAGTTTCAAAGAAATAATTGAAAGTTATCACTTAAATTCGCTTTTAAATATTGAAGTAGAGTTCCAATATTTTAAAGATATAAATTTATTTAAAGAAGATATTGAAAAAGAATATCCTTCATATGAAATAGTTTTATTGAAAAATTTACCATATGAAAATAATTATTACTCAATAATCTTTCTTTCTAACATTTAAGGAGGTTCAAAAAATGTTAAAAAATAAAGTAATAATTCCACTTACAGCTCTGATGATTCTCTCTATATGTTCAATAACTAGTTGTAACAATAATACTTCTTCCAGCTCTAGCAGTTCTTCTAACACTTCTTCCGTAGTAGAATTAAATTATTTGGCATTAACAAGAAGAATAGAATATGTTAAAAACAATTATTTGACAGAAGAAAAGAAAAGCTTATATACAGCAGAAAGTATTAAAATTCTTGAAAATGCTGTAAAAGAAGGGGAAAGTTTGGTCAACAATGCTAAAACTCAACAAGAAATCGATGATGCTGTTATAAAAATTAATAATGCTATCGACAATTTAATATCCAATATAAATCCAGACAAAACTTTAGATGAAATCGGAGAATTCTTAGATAATTGCAATGGAAACTATACATTAAAAGTTAATGACTATTACAAAAATAATAATGAAACTCCAATTTCCTATACTATAAAATCAACTGATAAAGCTATATATGACGTTGAAAAAAATGAAGGTTTCATTAAATTTGATGGCTATGTCCATAACTTTAATTATGTCGACAACAATTTTTCTCTCGGAAGAGTACATCTTGGTGAAAGTCAAAGCCCGGCTTTATATCTTACCGAAAATCGTTTGAGTGATGTTGTCAGCCAACTCGGTGTCAGTGAACCATTCACATCATTTGGCCTTTCAGTATATAGCGGATTTAAACAAGTTCCAGGACAAAAATACTATATTACCGACAGCACAACATATTTCGATTTGACATTGGATTTAATCAACAATAGATATCAATCCTACGATGGCTTTAATGGCCTTTTGCAAAGTATGACCTTAGAATTAACAAATGATAATGTTCTTTTTATGCGTCTATACGGAAATGATTTAACCGATTTAAAATTCGAATTAGAATTTTCTTCATTCAACACCACCTCTATTGATGGAGTAGATGAATATTTAGCAAATAATACCGAATATAACACTTCCTTCAGTCCGATGGATTTAGCTAAAGATATGGTAGAAAAATCAAAGACCAGCTGTGGTTTAAAATTCAATGTCTTTTCACACAAAGAAGGAAAATCAACTCAAAATCCAAATTATACAATTACCTATAAAAATACTGCTCAAAATGAATATTGGTTATCTTCATCTAATAATGGTATTATCAAAAGTGGATCTTCTTATAAAAACTTCAAATATGAAAATGATACTGCAACAATAAATGATGATGCTGCCTATGGAATTAAAGACATCGATATCATCAATAAACTACTTGTAAATTATAATGAGTTTACTTTATTAGATAAAACCGACGACTACTATTTCAACGTTGGTGAAAATCCTGAGATACAACAAATGCTTTACCGTTTCTTTGAACTCAGCAATTACCAAAATGTCGCCGATAGAAATTATTTCAACGATGAACCTTCAAAAATAAAAACTTCTGATATTCAAAAAGTATCATTAACAAAAAATGACGAAGGAAAATTAGTAATAAGTCTTTTCAGTGAATTATCAAGTGGAAAAGATGGCTTAATAATCCGTGCTGTTCTTGAAGATTATCAAAATGTCACCATCGATGGTCTTGAAGATTTAACTTCAGCAAATAAAAAACAATTGCAAGATTTCTATACTTCTATAAAAGATGCTGATCAAGAAAAATACACCGAAAAATCCTATCGTGCCTTTAAAGTAACTCTTGATAAAGCTCAAGAAATTCTAAATGATCAAACTAGCGATATCAACACTTATATTCAAATGCTTTCTGTTTTAAAGAATTCATATTCTGAATTAGAATTAAAAACATCTAGCTTTGATGAAGATGGTGAAAGTAAAATCAAAACATTTTTAAATGAAAATTCATCATACTCCACCTCTTATAAAATGGAAGTAACAAGCAACAATAAAACTTTAACCTATATTGCTAAGTACAACAAATATTTCTATTGCTTAGAAACTAAAACTGGTTATGTAATGATTGATAATTTCGTTCATAGTTTCCATGTTAAAAACGATAAAATCGTTATCGACAATCTCTATAGTAATGAATATGGCGCTCACGCAAATCAAATCGCTAGAGTTCAAAAATATTTTGGTAATTTCGAAAGTTTAGCTGGAATTGAAGATTGGGAAGAACTTAGTGGTTCATATATGACAAGATTAAGCAATTCCAATAAATACTTCACCACAAATGTCGACTACTTGAATTTTGTTCCAAATATCAATACCGATAATTTATGTGGCTTCTCCTTAGAATTGTTAGAAAATAATAATTTCGAACTCGAATTATATAATTCCACTTCTCTCAATATGAAGATTGATAATGCTAATAGTTATGAATTAGCTTCATTAAATAAGGGTAGTGTCAATACAACTGTTAAAATTACAAATCTAAAAAATGCAACAGATGATCTTTTAGAAGCATTCATCAATAGCAACGATGCTGTTTTTACCAAAGATGAAATATTGAATAAATTAAAAGATTTCCCACAAACCTATGTCATTAAAAATGATGATGGCGATATAGCCTTAGTAAGTGACAGATATTATTTAGACTTAGAAACAAATCAATTCTATGCTGTAATAGAAGGTAAAGTTAATAAATATCAATTCAATCCTAATTTTATTGCCGATGGAACAGATCCATATAAACTTCTTGAAGCGGGCATTAAAGTAAATGGTGTTGAAGCTACTTCCATCGCTCAAATTACTGGCACTTTAAATGGATTGAAATCCTTAACTGAAAATGACATTACACTTCCTATCGATGAAGATACAAATTTGAACACAAAGCGTTATTATTATGAACTTAATAGTGAAAAAACAGGTGACATCGTTAAAATTTTAGATATAGACAGCGATTCATTAGGTTCTTTATGCGTATCTTATAATAGCAAAGGCGAAATCGTCATTGTCAACTATGAATCCGACTACTACATTGAATCTTATTACACTCTATCAACTGAATATGATGAAATGACAGATATAATGTTAAATAATATCATTTCCATGTTAAACAACGAATTCTAAAATTAAAAATTTAATATAGGAGTAGTAGTAGTTATTGACTGCTCCTATATTTTCAAGTATAAAAAAAGTATGAAAAAAATAGCAATTTACGGAAAAGGTGGAATAGGAAAATCAACAACAGTTTCAAATCTTGCCTACAGTTTATCAAGTCTTGGAAAAGTAGTTTTTCAAATTGGGTGTGATCCTAAAGCTGATTCAACCATCGCTCATAATTATGGTGATAGAATACCATCAGTTTTAGATTGCTTAAGAAATAATAAAACCGAAGAAAAAGACTTTCTTTTTAAAGCTCACGACAACGTTTACTGCATTGAATCTGGCGGTCCAATTCCTGGAAATGGATGCGCTGGAAGAGGAATTATTACCGCCTTCGAAAAAATAAAAGAATTAGATTTATTTAATAAATATCACCCCGATTATGTTTTATATGATGTACTTGGAGATGTTGTGTGCGGCGGTTTTGCAATGCCGATAAGAAATGGATATGCCGATGATTTATATATTGTCACTTCAGGTGAAATGATGTCCTTATATGCTGCTGATAACATATTAAGAGCAGTAAGATATCAAGTAAGACCTGGATACGCTAAATTCAAAGGACTTATCATCAATAAGAAAAACATCGAAAACGAAGACCAGATAGTTGAAAAAGCAGCCAAAGAAATGGATGCCAACATCTTTTATACCATCGAAAGAGATAAAAAAATACAAGAAGCTGAAAAATTAAAAATGACAGTTTGTGAAGCTTTTAAAGATTCTAAAATATCTCATGATTATCTGATGTTAGCAAAAAAAATAATTGAAAATGAATGAAATCAAAAATATATCTTATAATGTTAAAAATCTAAATCATTGCCCACTTGATTACATCTTAGAAGAAGTATATAAACTAGGAAAAATCAATATTTTAACGATAGGAACGGGGGAATGCGCTTATTTTACAAGCAAACAAAATTTTTCTGATAAGCAATTAAATTATTCTTATATATTAGAAGATAAAGAAATAGTATTCGGCGATTTTTCATCATTAGAAGACGCCTTCTCTTTATTAAATAACTCAGAATATAAAACCATCGTCGTCATAACCTGTATTCCCGCAATTATGAATTTAAATTTAGATTATCTTATTGACCAATATCCTAAATTACTTCTTTTTAGTGCTCCATGTTTCAAAGAAAAAAACATTCAAAAAATACTGAGCGATTTTTACTATGTATTTTTTTCAAAAATAAATTTAACAATAAAAGAAAAAACAGAAAAACTAAATTACGATGAATATTCCTATGATTTATTCATCGATAAAATCTCCAGTTCAACTTTAATCATTGAAAATCCTGTCTATCTAAAACTTGCAAAATTTTTATCAGAAAAATATAAAATTAAAATTATCTATAATACTAAAATCAACAACTTAAACTTTTATAAAGAAAATCATAGTTTATTAGATATATCTCAAAAAGATATAGAAGAAATTGAAGCTAAATTAAAAAAGATAAATAAAAAAGAGACTTATAATGTCTTAACAAATTATCCATCTTTAAAAGAATTTGTAAATCAATATGAAATAAATATCAACTTAGTAGATGAAAAAACAAACGATACTATAGTAGTAAATGAAGCCAAACCTTTCGACGCTTTAATAAAATTTATAAGGAGCGCTTATGCCTTTAAATAAATACGGAACTTTTCCAAACGGAAGAATAAATATCTTTAACCATTATATCTTATTTGACGATGTCGCAATATTAGACTTTTCTACCTTTGGACACGGAGTTTATGATTATGGAAACTTATCTCGTTTATTTTATCAAAGAATCGATAAGTCTTGTTATAATGCAAATCTGAATGAAATCGATTTATCTTTAGGTCAAACTGAAAAGGCTTTTTCGGCTTGTGAAGAAATAATTAAAG comes from the Firmicutes bacterium CAG:345 genome and includes:
- a CDS encoding iron compound ABC transporter ATP-binding protein (product inferred by homology to UniProt), with the translated sequence MENIIKTKDLKIGYDDVIIVPSFNCEIKKHCITSIIGPNGCGKSTVLKAIGRIIPHANGTIIINDQDMGKLKTLDIAKMMAILPQSPTAPSSISVFDLVSYGRYPYQKGLGRLKKEDKDIIEWALTVTHMQEFKNRAICNLSGGQRQRVWIAMALAQQTDIILLDEPTTYLDLNHQLEVLELLKELNQKNNTTIVMVLHDLNLASKYSDFLLAMKDGKIEKYGTPKEVFDKEMLANCFQIDGEIIIDKNSEKPLCVSYELLRKKGSEHDEE
- a CDS encoding transglutaminase domain-containing protein (product inferred by homology to UniProt), producing MMKNKFIAIFTIVLLLSSCSNSKVKDHIEYDLPDVEYTENIALKKLPEVKNIDSMQDLSNFIDYAVFYNQNEDFVYTNVTDAYKKVLLDDLDYQINWAAQYATIGHNFVKNYDASKLDENLIGISGYIFDYGFKYYEEKANNIITFEYYQDVLSKNTYQNNDISNLPLYQNNDGFVEVTNSEQLFYACMKNYFPYCKKETKAYEILQKATGILNRIIKKDMTELEKYIAIYHYILSETTYDYSSFKQKDSVHQDYACYFLEGVFDHHTAVCDGLTKALVLFSRLEGIEAYHIGALSNIGGHAYCYVKINDNYYLSCPTSGSSIETKNNIKYYVHNNLYMLTSYYTSSPSWDYSSEAFPNIKQEVLKSNPFPYYDNYYIIIDNEKYSLHIEDFATGNKILNFVENVAKENNLCLQIELLGSYEIMSNIWQNYSDKDNLNFVNNGILSKEKAYAFFFDFRK
- a CDS encoding transglutaminase domain-containing protein (product inferred by homology to UniProt), with product MKKIILFISLLLLVSCSNNPSSTSSSTNPLNKLFFASDLEEKDLPKPKEKISSLDEMIYALDYLAFYQIDKKVSFYIDNNYSKTFYNIYQEFSKAQEQVQIADVYPSFINYSLYVDYKVITINVVPQQIATKSNRKLEASKIYEIDYQKESSDHQIPLEKSNLKEIEVETSQQLYYVVENKYKPILKKNSIAEKIYSTAKDILNSIIDDTMNEYQKAKQIYNYICSEISYDYITSGESTYNLNENQAYFLEGVFLNQNAVCDGKSKAYSLLCNMENIDNVRVTAINDKYQGHAYNYIKIFDKWYLSCTTFGSHRMELKENEYYIVPSLNMFLTNYQTPYASNWGYDSKMHEDIKEKIESQSNFELSIIDNLNSFKEIIESYHLNSLLNIEVEFQYFKDINLFKEDIEKEYPSYEIVLLKNLPYENNYYSIIFLSNI
- a CDS encoding unknown (no significant homology to UniProt); this encodes MLKNKVIIPLTALMILSICSITSCNNNTSSSSSSSSNTSSVVELNYLALTRRIEYVKNNYLTEEKKSLYTAESIKILENAVKEGESLVNNAKTQQEIDDAVIKINNAIDNLISNINPDKTLDEIGEFLDNCNGNYTLKVNDYYKNNNETPISYTIKSTDKAIYDVEKNEGFIKFDGYVHNFNYVDNNFSLGRVHLGESQSPALYLTENRLSDVVSQLGVSEPFTSFGLSVYSGFKQVPGQKYYITDSTTYFDLTLDLINNRYQSYDGFNGLLQSMTLELTNDNVLFMRLYGNDLTDLKFELEFSSFNTTSIDGVDEYLANNTEYNTSFSPMDLAKDMVEKSKTSCGLKFNVFSHKEGKSTQNPNYTITYKNTAQNEYWLSSSNNGIIKSGSSYKNFKYENDTATINDDAAYGIKDIDIINKLLVNYNEFTLLDKTDDYYFNVGENPEIQQMLYRFFELSNYQNVADRNYFNDEPSKIKTSDIQKVSLTKNDEGKLVISLFSELSSGKDGLIIRAVLEDYQNVTIDGLEDLTSANKKQLQDFYTSIKDADQEKYTEKSYRAFKVTLDKAQEILNDQTSDINTYIQMLSVLKNSYSELELKTSSFDEDGESKIKTFLNENSSYSTSYKMEVTSNNKTLTYIAKYNKYFYCLETKTGYVMIDNFVHSFHVKNDKIVIDNLYSNEYGAHANQIARVQKYFGNFESLAGIEDWEELSGSYMTRLSNSNKYFTTNVDYLNFVPNINTDNLCGFSLELLENNNFELELYNSTSLNMKIDNANSYELASLNKGSVNTTVKITNLKNATDDLLEAFINSNDAVFTKDEILNKLKDFPQTYVIKNDDGDIALVSDRYYLDLETNQFYAVIEGKVNKYQFNPNFIADGTDPYKLLEAGIKVNGVEATSIAQITGTLNGLKSLTENDITLPIDEDTNLNTKRYYYELNSEKTGDIVKILDIDSDSLGSLCVSYNSKGEIVIVNYESDYYIESYYTLSTEYDEMTDIMLNNIISMLNNEF
- a CDS encoding nitrogenase (product inferred by homology to UniProt), translated to MKKIAIYGKGGIGKSTTVSNLAYSLSSLGKVVFQIGCDPKADSTIAHNYGDRIPSVLDCLRNNKTEEKDFLFKAHDNVYCIESGGPIPGNGCAGRGIITAFEKIKELDLFNKYHPDYVLYDVLGDVVCGGFAMPIRNGYADDLYIVTSGEMMSLYAADNILRAVRYQVRPGYAKFKGLIINKKNIENEDQIVEKAAKEMDANIFYTIERDKKIQEAEKLKMTVCEAFKDSKISHDYLMLAKKIIENE
- a CDS encoding oxidoreductase/nitrogenase component 1 (product inferred by homology to UniProt) codes for the protein MNEIKNISYNVKNLNHCPLDYILEEVYKLGKINILTIGTGECAYFTSKQNFSDKQLNYSYILEDKEIVFGDFSSLEDAFSLLNNSEYKTIVVITCIPAIMNLNLDYLIDQYPKLLLFSAPCFKEKNIQKILSDFYYVFFSKINLTIKEKTEKLNYDEYSYDLFIDKISSSTLIIENPVYLKLAKFLSEKYKIKIIYNTKINNLNFYKENHSLLDISQKDIEEIEAKLKKINKKETYNVLTNYPSLKEFVNQYEININLVDEKTNDTIVVNEAKPFDALIKFIRSAYAFK